One Janthinobacterium sp. TB1-E2 genomic region harbors:
- a CDS encoding S41 family peptidase, with amino-acid sequence MSGRKKLAAAIVLGTLLSLHAFAAEDTALNAADRTAIVQTLAVKMNANYIEPAVAERVGIAITRKNAEGGYATAANVKAFSAALAKDLRELSGDLHFGAAFYEGLRERSGADELPSRAKIDEWRDQTARRGYDIEKIERLPGNVGYIELRGFGGPEFVAAAYTAAMSLMAGTDALILDLRRNGGGSPASVAYLMSHFFPFGDERHLIDMYDRPTGTTRQFWTVKTVAQRYDKPVYVLTSARTFSGGEDFSYGIQAQKRGTVVGETTGGGSNPVSWYNVGQDIIVAIPTARTTNAVTKTNWEHVGVKPDIAVPAAQALQTAHVAILRNLVSSAKEGNERKELQRVLAMTEKGESEKPVYTLRGER; translated from the coding sequence ATGTCAGGTAGAAAGAAGCTTGCCGCAGCAATCGTATTGGGCACGTTGTTGTCGTTGCACGCCTTTGCGGCGGAGGACACCGCGTTGAACGCGGCCGATCGCACGGCGATCGTGCAGACACTGGCAGTGAAAATGAACGCGAATTACATCGAGCCAGCGGTGGCCGAACGGGTCGGCATTGCGATTACCAGGAAAAATGCCGAAGGAGGCTATGCGACCGCCGCCAACGTGAAGGCCTTCAGTGCGGCGCTGGCGAAGGACTTGCGGGAATTGAGCGGTGACTTGCATTTCGGCGCCGCGTTTTACGAAGGTCTTCGTGAGCGCAGCGGTGCCGATGAACTGCCTAGCCGCGCCAAGATTGACGAATGGCGCGACCAGACCGCGCGGCGCGGCTATGACATCGAGAAGATCGAACGCCTTCCCGGCAACGTCGGCTACATCGAGCTGCGCGGCTTCGGCGGACCGGAATTCGTCGCTGCGGCGTACACGGCGGCGATGTCGCTCATGGCGGGGACGGATGCGCTGATCCTCGACCTGCGCCGCAACGGCGGCGGCAGCCCGGCCAGCGTGGCTTACCTGATGAGTCATTTCTTCCCGTTCGGCGACGAGCGTCACCTGATCGACATGTACGATCGCCCGACCGGTACGACGCGGCAGTTCTGGACCGTGAAGACGGTCGCACAGCGTTACGACAAGCCGGTGTACGTGCTGACCTCGGCCCGCACGTTTTCCGGCGGGGAAGATTTCTCCTATGGCATCCAGGCGCAGAAACGGGGGACGGTGGTAGGAGAGACCACCGGCGGCGGTTCCAATCCCGTGAGCTGGTACAACGTAGGGCAGGACATCATTGTCGCGATTCCGACCGCGCGCACGACCAATGCCGTCACCAAAACCAACTGGGAGCATGTCGGCGTGAAGCCGGACATCGCCGTGCCCGCGGCACAGGCGCTGCAGACGGCGCATGTCGCCATCCTGCGCAACCTGGTGTCATCGGCCAAGGAGGGCAACGAGCGCAAGGAACTGCAGCGCGTGCTGGCGATGACGGAGAAGGGGGAGTCCGAGAAGCCGGTCTACACGCTCAGGGGCGAGCGTTGA
- a CDS encoding MarR family winged helix-turn-helix transcriptional regulator, with translation MKPGLGTQLRHLIELLDGAVEQAYVEAGLDYRPRYTPVMRVLAEQPSATIGELAALGGLTQPAATQTVALMVKKGLLTVAAGGEDGRQRVVRLSAAGAALLPRLRLCWQATKSAADSLDAELAFPLSDCLAQAIAVLETRSFGARIHDGRLRLDARSDAATTTPGEKPE, from the coding sequence ATGAAACCTGGACTGGGCACGCAATTAAGACATCTCATCGAACTGCTCGACGGCGCGGTCGAGCAGGCCTACGTGGAAGCGGGGCTCGATTACCGGCCGCGCTACACGCCGGTGATGCGGGTGCTGGCCGAGCAGCCGAGCGCGACCATCGGGGAGCTGGCGGCCCTGGGCGGCCTCACGCAGCCTGCCGCGACCCAGACAGTGGCTTTGATGGTGAAGAAAGGCCTGTTGACGGTGGCTGCCGGCGGCGAAGACGGCAGGCAGCGCGTGGTGCGCCTCAGCGCCGCTGGCGCAGCGCTGCTGCCGCGCCTGCGGTTGTGCTGGCAGGCGACCAAATCTGCGGCCGACAGCCTCGATGCGGAGCTGGCGTTTCCCTTGTCCGACTGCCTCGCACAGGCGATCGCCGTACTCGAGACGCGCTCCTTCGGCGCGCGCATCCACGATGGCAGGCTGCGCCTGGATGCCCGCTCTGACGCAGCGACGACAACACCTGGCGAGAAACCTGAATGA
- a CDS encoding tetratricopeptide repeat-containing response regulator translates to MPETSDLSVLIVDPNPSMRGNLHNMLNQAAITKVEYAVNAGTAIRLLTKKPFDIILCEYDLGSGTDGQDGQQLLEDLRHHKLIGLWTIFIMLTSEAIHSKVISAAELTPSDYILKPFTVDVLSGRIARAIERRAIFLPTYQLIDKGDLREAVKSCRAAELQHPRLAADFARLRAELHIALDEWKEAEQLYADMLATRPMAWAHLGLARTLFEQQRHEEAQDALLELVEVYPRFMAAYDLLAQNHEAMGQQLQAKKILEDAVAISPHMVRRLRHLGGIAFDTGDIGAAERAYKQVVTKAKYSEFRDPEDHVNLVKTLVKKGDAPQASGVLRDMERSLRGGANVEACRAISAAMLHELSGNDIAAATELQLAAAALDTARGLSTQLKVGLVQSCLKNNLEQAASDVMMKLVNEADSDVTMEAAVDVFEKAGRHDLAQGMGQQITNQVQELMQDAASKSESGELKGAVFVLRQALRKTPGNLPVLFASVDAILRQLNMLGWEAPLAEQAQHQMQVIRKIDPKHPKLESLKQQYEATQHKYGIAT, encoded by the coding sequence ATGCCAGAAACTAGCGACTTATCTGTCCTGATCGTCGACCCGAACCCCAGCATGCGGGGCAATCTGCACAATATGCTGAATCAGGCTGCCATCACCAAGGTGGAATATGCCGTCAATGCCGGCACGGCCATCCGCTTGCTGACGAAGAAACCGTTCGACATCATCCTGTGCGAATACGATCTTGGCAGCGGCACGGACGGCCAGGATGGCCAGCAATTGCTGGAAGACTTGCGCCACCATAAGCTGATCGGCCTGTGGACGATCTTCATCATGCTGACCTCGGAAGCCATCCACAGCAAAGTGATCAGCGCGGCCGAACTGACTCCGTCCGACTACATATTGAAACCGTTCACCGTCGACGTGCTGAGCGGACGCATCGCGCGCGCCATCGAGCGGCGCGCCATTTTCCTGCCGACCTATCAGCTGATCGACAAGGGCGACTTGCGCGAAGCCGTGAAAAGCTGCCGCGCAGCCGAACTGCAGCACCCGCGCCTGGCGGCCGATTTCGCCCGCCTGCGCGCCGAGCTGCACATCGCCCTGGACGAATGGAAGGAAGCGGAACAGCTGTACGCCGACATGCTGGCCACCCGCCCCATGGCCTGGGCCCACCTGGGACTGGCGCGCACCCTGTTCGAACAGCAGCGCCACGAAGAGGCGCAGGACGCGCTGCTGGAACTGGTGGAGGTCTATCCCCGCTTCATGGCCGCCTACGACCTGCTGGCGCAAAACCATGAAGCCATGGGCCAGCAGCTGCAGGCGAAGAAAATCCTCGAGGACGCGGTGGCCATCTCGCCGCACATGGTACGCCGCTTGCGCCACCTGGGCGGCATCGCCTTCGACACGGGCGACATCGGCGCGGCCGAACGGGCCTACAAGCAGGTGGTGACGAAAGCCAAATACTCGGAATTCCGCGATCCCGAAGATCATGTGAATCTGGTCAAAACGCTGGTCAAGAAAGGCGATGCACCGCAAGCGAGCGGCGTGCTGCGCGACATGGAGCGCTCCTTGCGCGGCGGCGCCAACGTGGAAGCGTGCCGCGCCATCTCGGCCGCCATGCTGCATGAATTGTCGGGCAACGACATCGCCGCCGCCACCGAACTGCAACTGGCCGCCGCCGCCCTGGACACGGCACGGGGCCTGTCGACGCAGCTGAAGGTGGGCCTCGTGCAAAGCTGCCTGAAAAACAACCTGGAACAGGCGGCGTCCGACGTCATGATGAAACTCGTCAACGAAGCCGACAGCGACGTGACGATGGAAGCGGCCGTCGATGTCTTTGAAAAGGCGGGCCGCCACGACCTGGCGCAAGGCATGGGCCAGCAAATCACGAACCAGGTACAGGAACTGATGCAGGATGCGGCCAGCAAGTCGGAAAGCGGAGAGCTCAAGGGAGCCGTATTCGTGCTGCGTCAGGCCCTGCGCAAAACCCCAGGCAACCTGCCCGTGCTGTTCGCCTCCGTCGACGCCATCCTGCGCCAGCTCAACATGCTGGGCTGGGAAGCCCCGCTGGCCGAACAGGCGCAACACCAGATGCAGGTGATCCGCAAGATCGATCCCAAGCATCCGAAGCTCGAGTCGCTCAAGCAGCAGTACGAGGCGACGCAGCACAAGTATGGTATTGCTACCTGA
- a CDS encoding HNH endonuclease, which produces MKNDATTRPQANQAPVRLSKGDFVTVLRKLLQDEAKAGKSSVDVRAANLHTEVGVYPARGHSMPTCCTVMYEEMQPGDEILLTPPGGKGATLLVRYKFPR; this is translated from the coding sequence ATGAAAAACGACGCAACCACTCGCCCGCAAGCAAACCAGGCACCTGTCAGGCTCAGCAAAGGGGACTTCGTCACCGTACTGCGCAAGCTGCTGCAAGACGAAGCAAAGGCCGGCAAGTCCAGTGTGGACGTACGCGCTGCGAACCTGCACACCGAGGTTGGCGTTTATCCGGCGCGCGGCCACTCGATGCCGACCTGTTGCACGGTGATGTATGAAGAGATGCAGCCGGGTGACGAGATACTGCTGACGCCACCTGGCGGCAAGGGAGCTACGCTGCTGGTACGGTATAAATTCCCTCGCTGA
- a CDS encoding GGDEF domain-containing protein has translation MRVPDLSSLRRVAVPLAFGGNSEQQHTYFAELHRVGMVTQVLGIIAFSLTWLLMPPTYHPNLTHAVLALLGMLISLVVRYRCTTLPMLTITGACAVLALTFGLRTMADAVQHASFWVLPVGVFMTLAIASIFNGGLSYLAVVAGVWWNVGHGLYPVNEGLPDQSWAPLMIAVSVLFGLALNVSFSLLRLRNYHSKVELTRLAFQDSLTGLNNRRMFTQRAQQMHGASHGGMLHFLMIDIDNFKIINDQQGHDAGDAVLVRTAAVIADKAQGHLCGRLGGEEFGIVYAGDREDARAFAGSLVEAVSQAFLAAQFVSISVGVAELDRNKELGHSYRLADEALYLAKRQGKNRYVIA, from the coding sequence ATGCGTGTTCCTGATCTTTCTTCCCTGCGCCGCGTTGCCGTTCCCCTCGCATTTGGCGGCAACAGCGAACAGCAGCATACCTATTTTGCGGAATTGCACCGGGTCGGCATGGTCACGCAAGTGCTGGGCATCATCGCCTTCAGCTTGACGTGGCTGCTGATGCCGCCTACCTACCATCCGAACCTCACGCATGCCGTGCTGGCGCTGCTGGGCATGCTGATCAGCCTGGTCGTGCGCTACCGCTGCACCACCTTGCCCATGCTGACGATTACCGGCGCCTGCGCCGTGCTGGCCCTGACTTTCGGCTTGCGCACCATGGCCGACGCCGTCCAGCACGCCAGCTTCTGGGTCTTGCCGGTGGGCGTCTTCATGACCCTGGCCATCGCCTCCATCTTCAATGGCGGTCTCAGCTACCTGGCCGTGGTGGCCGGCGTTTGGTGGAACGTGGGCCATGGCCTGTATCCCGTCAACGAGGGCTTGCCCGACCAGTCCTGGGCGCCCTTGATGATCGCCGTCAGCGTGCTGTTCGGGCTGGCACTGAATGTCAGCTTCAGTTTATTGCGTTTGCGCAACTATCACTCCAAGGTGGAATTGACGCGGCTCGCCTTCCAGGACAGTTTGACGGGTTTGAACAACCGCCGCATGTTCACGCAGCGCGCCCAGCAGATGCATGGCGCAAGCCATGGCGGCATGCTGCATTTCCTGATGATCGACATCGACAATTTCAAGATCATCAACGACCAGCAGGGCCACGATGCGGGCGACGCGGTGCTCGTGCGCACGGCCGCCGTCATCGCGGACAAGGCCCAGGGCCATCTGTGCGGCCGCCTGGGCGGCGAGGAATTCGGCATCGTCTACGCGGGCGACCGGGAAGACGCGCGCGCCTTTGCAGGCTCCCTGGTCGAAGCCGTCAGCCAGGCTTTCCTGGCAGCCCAGTTCGTGTCGATCAGCGTGGGCGTGGCCGAGCTGGACCGGAACAAGGAGCTGGGCCACAGCTACCGGCTGGCCGACGAGGCCCTGTACCTGGCCAAGCGGCAAGGCAAGAACCGCTATGTGATCGCCTGA
- a CDS encoding TetR/AcrR family transcriptional regulator produces MPQLRTVPASPSTRSEERRRKLLVAASRLFLDSGYDGVSMDAIVAEAGGSKATAYRYFGSKQELLVAVVEYLCADFIIALRQLDTSQAGLEQGLQLILDELVAVVTSPRHVDFYRLVVTGAAAVPAVGQTWYEHGPQVWHALILRLLEQQRTRGRIAPDTSFSNLPQILFDAVFSHLTTRTVMLGQGGNAATFRPLIAELIELVVARVERGAD; encoded by the coding sequence ATGCCCCAGTTGCGCACCGTTCCAGCTTCCCCGAGTACCCGAAGCGAGGAGCGGCGGCGCAAGCTGCTGGTGGCGGCATCCAGACTCTTTCTTGACTCCGGCTACGACGGCGTCAGCATGGACGCCATCGTGGCCGAGGCGGGCGGCTCGAAAGCCACCGCCTACCGCTACTTCGGCAGCAAGCAGGAACTGCTGGTGGCCGTGGTCGAATACCTGTGCGCCGACTTCATCATCGCGCTGCGCCAGCTCGATACGTCGCAAGCGGGCCTGGAACAGGGCTTGCAGCTGATCCTCGATGAACTGGTGGCCGTCGTCACCAGCCCCCGCCACGTGGATTTCTACCGCCTCGTCGTCACGGGCGCCGCCGCCGTGCCAGCCGTGGGCCAGACCTGGTACGAGCACGGCCCTCAAGTGTGGCACGCATTGATCCTGCGCCTGCTGGAACAGCAGCGCACCCGGGGCCGCATCGCGCCCGACACCTCGTTTTCCAACCTGCCGCAAATCCTGTTCGACGCTGTTTTTTCGCATCTGACCACGCGTACCGTCATGCTGGGGCAGGGCGGTAATGCGGCCACGTTCCGGCCGCTGATTGCGGAGTTGATTGAGCTGGTGGTGGCGCGGGTGGAGCGTGGGGCGGATTAG
- a CDS encoding IS1182 family transposase, with translation MKRFVEGTDRSQSVLFPEHLDDYVAEDNIVRIVEAFIEALDLRTLGFAGADPARTGRPSYHPAVLLGIYIYGYLNRIQSSRRLEREAQRNVELMWLTGRLSPDFKTIADFRKDNGPAICKVCRQFVQVCRRLDVFSDSSVAIDGSKFKAVNNRDRNFTNNKLEARIEQIEESIKRYMDELDRADRDPALVPATRVMRIKEKIAGLKEQIESLGELDKKLKQTPDQQISLTDPDARSMSTSGRGTATVGYNVQSAVDTKHHLIVAHEVTNIGNDRAQLASMAKQANEVIGLKHLEVYADRGYYSGPEILACEESGMVPLVPKPLTSGNRAKGLFDKRDFRYLPESDEFQCPAGERAIRRFSTLEKGLLFYKYWSSSCPKCLMKSQCTTGANRRIARWEHEDALDRMSKRIAEHGDVARIRRQTVEHPFGTLKAWMGATHFLTRTLPRVKTEMSLHVLAYNLKRMVNIMGNQGLKAALLGA, from the coding sequence ATGAAGCGTTTTGTCGAGGGAACCGACCGCAGCCAGAGTGTTCTCTTTCCCGAGCATCTGGATGACTACGTTGCAGAGGACAATATCGTTCGGATTGTAGAGGCATTCATTGAAGCGCTTGATCTCAGGACCCTTGGCTTTGCCGGTGCCGACCCGGCACGCACCGGTCGCCCGTCCTACCATCCTGCAGTTCTCCTTGGTATTTACATCTATGGTTACCTCAATCGAATCCAGTCCAGCCGCCGCCTGGAGCGTGAGGCGCAGCGTAATGTCGAACTGATGTGGTTGACCGGGAGGCTATCTCCCGACTTTAAAACCATCGCTGACTTTCGCAAAGATAACGGCCCCGCCATCTGCAAAGTGTGCCGCCAATTCGTCCAGGTATGTCGCAGGCTTGATGTTTTCTCGGATAGCAGCGTGGCAATCGATGGCAGCAAGTTCAAAGCGGTAAATAATCGCGACCGAAACTTCACCAACAACAAGCTGGAAGCCCGCATTGAGCAGATCGAGGAAAGCATCAAGCGCTACATGGACGAGCTTGATCGCGCCGACCGTGATCCTGCGCTTGTCCCCGCAACTCGCGTGATGCGTATTAAAGAAAAAATCGCAGGTCTGAAAGAGCAGATCGAAAGCCTGGGTGAGCTCGACAAGAAATTGAAGCAGACGCCAGATCAGCAGATTTCGCTGACTGATCCTGATGCACGCTCGATGTCGACCAGCGGACGCGGAACCGCCACCGTCGGATACAACGTGCAATCTGCCGTCGACACAAAGCACCACTTGATCGTGGCGCATGAAGTCACCAACATAGGAAATGATCGCGCCCAGCTGGCGTCAATGGCAAAGCAAGCCAATGAGGTGATCGGTCTGAAGCATCTAGAAGTGTACGCTGATCGCGGCTATTACAGCGGTCCCGAAATTTTGGCGTGCGAGGAATCGGGGATGGTGCCATTAGTTCCTAAACCGCTCACTTCGGGCAATCGTGCAAAGGGGCTATTCGATAAACGCGACTTCCGATATCTGCCCGAGAGCGACGAGTTCCAATGTCCTGCTGGAGAACGTGCAATCCGACGATTCAGCACGCTAGAAAAAGGGCTGCTGTTTTACAAATACTGGTCGTCATCTTGTCCCAAGTGCCTGATGAAATCTCAGTGCACCACCGGCGCAAATCGCCGTATCGCCCGCTGGGAGCACGAAGACGCCCTCGATAGGATGAGCAAGCGGATAGCTGAGCACGGAGACGTCGCGAGAATCAGGCGGCAAACAGTCGAACATCCATTCGGTACGTTAAAAGCTTGGATGGGTGCTACACATTTTTTAACTCGAACGTTACCACGCGTGAAAACAGAGATGAGCTTACATGTTCTAGCCTACAACTTGAAACGCATGGTGAACATCATGGGAAATCAGGGGCTGAAAGCGGCGTTGTTGGGGGCGTGA
- a CDS encoding membrane-bound PQQ-dependent dehydrogenase, glucose/quinate/shikimate family, whose product MDTSVNKGAPAIPAVFRGKRLALTVFGIFLGFSGLALAAGGIELITLGGSWYYLLAGLGLLLAGVLYLRRKPLASGIVAALVIATLVWAVWEIGFAFWPMVPRLAPFLVIGLVAALLHPWLVGRKHTGQSRGFAALVAVVLVAGFAAMFKPHGVLEATVQPQQDALAAVNGGSANWAHYGYGPKGTRFAPYTQIDKQNIDKLQVAWTYRSGELAEGASESQNTPLQIGDTIYTCTPTSKVIALDADTGKERWTFDPKPANIKTWNRCRGVGYYEPAKVTNPFRFDGMQAASAPVAGACAKRIVQVTMDARLIQIDAQTGKQCEGFGDKGSVDLTVGLGKVKMNVPYYAYTSAPTVARNLIILGGWVFDGRSTDEPSGVVRAYSADTGELVWAWDLGNPAITKLPPEGQTYTRSTPNMWSAPAFDDALGLVYLPTGNEQPDFWGGKRPPLTEKYASAIVALDMATGRERWTYQTVHHDIWDYDVAAQPALYDVPDGKGGKIPALVQLTKRGQIFMLDRRTGKPIAEVVEKPVPQEHAAGDWVSKTQPYSTGMPALGAETLTERDMWGATFFDQLACRISFRKLNYQGEFTAPSTKETLIYPGYYGGFNWGGAAVDESNGYMFVNDIRMPQVVKLVPRETVDVAKLTAGHGVGSTYPMDGTPFVIDHKAFNSPLGIPCQSPPWGVFAAIDLKTKKKVWERPAGTVQDAVVNGVKARLPIPLGMPTLGGGMSTASGLVFYAGTQDYYLRAMDIATGHEVWKARMPVGSQGTPMTYVSPKSGRQYVVVVAGGARQSPDRADYVIAYALPKTQ is encoded by the coding sequence ATGGACACTTCAGTAAATAAAGGAGCGCCGGCGATCCCGGCGGTCTTCAGGGGCAAGCGGCTTGCCTTGACGGTTTTCGGCATCTTTCTCGGATTTTCCGGCCTGGCCCTGGCCGCCGGCGGCATCGAACTCATTACCCTCGGCGGTTCCTGGTACTACCTGCTGGCCGGTCTCGGCCTGCTCCTCGCTGGCGTGCTGTATCTGCGCCGCAAACCGCTGGCGAGCGGCATCGTCGCCGCGCTGGTCATCGCCACCCTGGTCTGGGCCGTGTGGGAAATCGGCTTCGCCTTCTGGCCCATGGTACCGCGCCTGGCGCCGTTCCTCGTCATCGGCCTGGTGGCCGCCTTGCTGCATCCGTGGCTGGTGGGGCGCAAGCACACCGGCCAGTCGCGCGGTTTCGCGGCTCTGGTTGCCGTCGTGCTGGTGGCCGGTTTCGCCGCCATGTTCAAGCCGCATGGCGTGCTTGAGGCCACCGTGCAGCCGCAGCAGGATGCGCTGGCGGCGGTGAACGGTGGCAGCGCCAACTGGGCGCACTACGGCTATGGCCCGAAGGGCACGCGCTTCGCGCCGTACACGCAGATCGACAAGCAGAATATCGACAAGCTGCAAGTGGCGTGGACCTACCGCTCGGGCGAACTGGCCGAAGGCGCGTCCGAATCGCAAAACACGCCGCTGCAGATCGGCGACACCATCTATACGTGCACGCCGACGAGCAAGGTCATCGCGCTCGATGCCGATACGGGCAAGGAGCGCTGGACCTTCGACCCGAAGCCGGCCAACATCAAGACGTGGAACCGCTGCCGCGGCGTCGGCTATTACGAGCCGGCGAAGGTGACGAATCCGTTCCGTTTTGACGGCATGCAGGCGGCCAGCGCGCCTGTCGCGGGAGCGTGCGCCAAGCGTATCGTGCAAGTGACCATGGATGCGCGCCTGATCCAGATCGACGCGCAGACGGGCAAGCAGTGCGAAGGCTTCGGCGACAAGGGCTCGGTCGACCTGACCGTCGGCCTGGGCAAGGTCAAGATGAACGTGCCGTACTACGCCTACACGTCCGCGCCCACGGTGGCGCGCAACCTGATCATCCTCGGCGGCTGGGTGTTCGACGGCCGCTCTACCGATGAACCATCGGGCGTCGTGCGCGCCTACAGCGCCGACACGGGCGAACTGGTGTGGGCCTGGGACCTGGGCAATCCCGCCATCACCAAGCTGCCGCCGGAAGGGCAGACTTACACGCGCAGCACGCCGAACATGTGGTCGGCGCCCGCATTCGACGATGCACTGGGTCTGGTCTACCTGCCGACGGGGAACGAGCAGCCGGACTTCTGGGGTGGCAAGCGACCACCGCTGACGGAAAAATACGCATCGGCCATCGTTGCCCTCGACATGGCCACGGGCCGTGAACGCTGGACGTATCAAACCGTCCACCACGATATCTGGGACTACGACGTGGCAGCGCAGCCGGCCCTGTACGACGTCCCGGACGGCAAGGGAGGCAAGATCCCCGCGCTGGTGCAGCTGACCAAGCGTGGCCAGATCTTCATGCTGGACCGCCGCACGGGAAAACCGATTGCGGAAGTCGTGGAAAAACCCGTGCCGCAAGAGCACGCGGCCGGCGACTGGGTGTCGAAAACGCAGCCATACTCGACGGGCATGCCGGCCCTCGGCGCGGAAACGCTCACGGAGCGCGACATGTGGGGCGCCACTTTCTTCGACCAGCTGGCCTGCCGCATCAGCTTCCGCAAGCTCAATTACCAGGGCGAGTTCACGGCGCCAAGCACGAAAGAGACCTTGATCTATCCCGGCTATTACGGCGGCTTCAACTGGGGCGGCGCGGCCGTCGATGAAAGCAATGGCTATATGTTCGTCAACGATATCCGCATGCCGCAAGTGGTCAAGCTGGTGCCGCGCGAAACGGTGGACGTGGCCAAGCTGACGGCTGGCCACGGCGTGGGCAGCACCTATCCGATGGATGGCACGCCGTTCGTCATCGACCACAAGGCCTTCAATTCGCCGCTGGGCATACCGTGCCAAAGCCCGCCGTGGGGCGTGTTTGCCGCCATCGACCTCAAGACGAAGAAAAAAGTGTGGGAGCGTCCGGCCGGCACGGTGCAGGATGCGGTGGTCAATGGCGTCAAGGCGAGGCTGCCCATCCCGCTCGGCATGCCGACCCTGGGCGGCGGCATGAGCACGGCGTCCGGCCTCGTGTTTTATGCGGGCACGCAGGATTACTATTTGCGCGCCATGGACATCGCCACCGGCCATGAAGTGTGGAAGGCGCGCATGCCCGTCGGTTCGCAAGGCACGCCGATGACCTATGTGTCGCCCAAGTCGGGCCGCCAGTACGTCGTGGTGGTCGCAGGCGGCGCCCGCCAGAGCCCGGACCGTGCGGATTACGTGATAGCATACGCGCTTCCCAAGACACAGTAA